In one Catenovulum adriaticum genomic region, the following are encoded:
- a CDS encoding fused response regulator/phosphatase, giving the protein MRILVVDDQELNRTMLQYMLELEGYQVFHAENGKHALETFEQTQPDIILLDVIMPVMDGFETAPILKTLSGDLHLPIIFITSLDDQDSMLQCLEVGGDDFLTKPFDKVLLSAKIKAHARTRELSQRLLEQRNTLKYHQNQTEREHAIVEHIFSNAFSNNQYLDEIVSHYLSPASMFNGDLFLTNRSPLGGTYVFLGDFTGHGLAAAVGALPTAQTFFSMTNEGQIVGDIAKTINTQLLNLLPDDMFCAATIIELSNSGKAVSIWSGGMPEIFVIDDTQGLKQKIMPQHMALGILEGSEFESTMVNCDVTPHDRLLVFTDGVTETMNHNDEMFGEQRLETFYQHNPKAELKDLIAHLDHFRGTTEQADDLSIAQLKCLAAEDDLPQDENEISQLPWGIQLKLLPDDIRTQDPIAQVIDMISAFSGMEKHRSTLFLLLAEMYNNSVDHGLLELDSNLKDAEDGFFEFYSQRQNALENLQDGFLKLEVTYLPTEKTVRLAITDSGRGFDTCLLNKMLNQKDQHGRGLTLIAELGDKLDYKNGGRTIEVDYLLSE; this is encoded by the coding sequence ATGCGAATCTTGGTAGTGGATGATCAAGAGCTAAACCGCACCATGCTTCAATATATGCTTGAATTAGAAGGCTATCAGGTTTTTCATGCCGAAAATGGCAAGCATGCATTAGAAACCTTTGAGCAAACTCAGCCTGACATCATTTTACTGGATGTCATCATGCCAGTAATGGACGGTTTTGAAACCGCCCCTATATTAAAAACCCTCTCGGGTGATTTGCATTTACCTATTATTTTTATTACTTCGTTAGATGACCAAGATTCAATGCTGCAATGTCTTGAAGTAGGTGGTGACGATTTTTTAACTAAACCCTTTGATAAAGTTTTGTTATCGGCCAAAATTAAAGCTCACGCACGCACCCGTGAGCTATCTCAGCGATTACTGGAACAAAGAAACACACTTAAATATCATCAAAACCAAACCGAACGTGAACACGCTATTGTTGAGCATATTTTTTCTAATGCCTTTTCTAACAATCAATATCTAGACGAAATTGTTAGCCACTATTTGTCGCCCGCTTCAATGTTTAACGGCGATCTATTTTTAACAAACCGAAGTCCACTAGGCGGCACGTATGTATTTTTAGGTGATTTTACGGGCCATGGTTTGGCAGCAGCCGTGGGTGCCTTGCCAACTGCGCAAACGTTTTTTTCGATGACAAACGAAGGTCAAATCGTAGGCGATATTGCTAAAACCATAAATACCCAACTACTCAATTTATTACCTGATGATATGTTTTGTGCTGCCACCATCATTGAGCTTTCAAACAGTGGAAAGGCCGTTTCTATTTGGTCAGGAGGCATGCCAGAAATTTTTGTGATTGATGATACCCAAGGGCTAAAGCAAAAAATAATGCCTCAGCATATGGCACTTGGTATTTTGGAGGGGAGTGAGTTTGAATCTACCATGGTTAATTGTGATGTCACACCACATGACCGTCTGTTGGTTTTTACTGATGGGGTGACAGAAACAATGAACCACAATGATGAAATGTTTGGTGAGCAACGGCTTGAAACATTCTATCAGCATAATCCAAAAGCTGAATTAAAAGATTTAATTGCTCATTTAGATCATTTTCGAGGCACAACGGAACAAGCTGACGATTTATCCATCGCACAATTAAAGTGTCTAGCTGCGGAGGATGATTTACCACAAGATGAAAATGAAATTTCACAATTACCCTGGGGTATTCAATTAAAATTATTGCCGGATGATATTCGAACACAAGATCCTATAGCACAAGTAATTGATATGATCTCTGCTTTTAGTGGCATGGAAAAACACCGTTCGACGCTCTTTTTGCTATTAGCAGAAATGTACAATAACTCGGTTGATCACGGCTTATTAGAATTAGACTCCAATTTAAAAGATGCAGAAGATGGTTTTTTTGAATTTTATAGTCAGCGTCAAAATGCATTAGAAAATTTACAAGATGGCTTTTTAAAGCTAGAAGTCACTTATTTACCAACTGAAAAAACCGTTCGGCTAGCCATTACGGATAGTGGTAGAGGCTTTGATACCTGCTTGCTTAATAAAATGTTAAACCAAAAAGATCAACATGGTCGCGGGTTAACCCTTATCGCAGAACTGGGCGACAAACTTGATTATAAGAACGGGGGAAGAACAATTGAGGTCGACTATTTATTAAGTGAATAG
- a CDS encoding STAS domain-containing protein, with the protein MSLTKNLSADKETFTIQIDGKFDFNLVQEFRAAYQDIGDNKPKVIIDLRNTEYMDSSALGMLLNMQKNLGDKVSSITISNCRPQIKKILQISRFDKKFNID; encoded by the coding sequence ATGAGCCTAACAAAAAACCTTTCGGCCGATAAAGAAACTTTTACAATTCAAATTGATGGTAAATTCGATTTTAATTTAGTTCAAGAATTTAGAGCTGCTTATCAAGATATTGGTGACAATAAACCCAAGGTAATCATTGATTTACGAAATACCGAATACATGGATTCATCAGCCTTAGGCATGTTACTTAACATGCAAAAAAACTTAGGTGATAAGGTTTCATCCATTACCATTAGTAATTGCCGCCCGCAGATAAAAAAGATATTGCAAATTTCTCGCTTTGATAAAAAATTTAATATTGATTAA
- a CDS encoding response regulator: MSQLAPEDLSILLVEPSPVQRKVIIKHLQQESITQIEQAEDIQSAQASVAQHVPDLIVCALHFKDGTGLELLNHIRHQNTSADVPFMLVSSEWRKEQLEEFKQAGVVAILPKPFDSAHLATAINSTIDLLSNDELELELFDVHDVRVLLVDDSKLARNHIKRVLLNLGIKRITEAENGAQAKQILIDNMFDLVVTDFNMPELDGRELTEYIRQQSQQSHIPILMVSSEANDAHLAHIERSGVNAICDKPFEPNMVKKILFGLLNQ; this comes from the coding sequence ATGAGTCAATTAGCTCCTGAAGATTTATCTATTTTGTTGGTCGAACCATCTCCAGTTCAACGCAAAGTGATTATTAAACATTTACAACAAGAATCTATCACTCAAATAGAGCAAGCTGAAGATATTCAATCCGCTCAAGCTTCGGTTGCTCAACATGTTCCAGATTTAATTGTTTGTGCGCTTCACTTTAAAGATGGTACAGGACTCGAACTGTTAAACCATATCAGACACCAAAATACATCTGCTGATGTGCCTTTTATGTTGGTTTCAAGCGAATGGCGAAAAGAACAGTTAGAAGAATTTAAGCAAGCGGGGGTTGTGGCTATTTTACCCAAACCTTTTGACTCGGCTCATTTAGCAACAGCGATTAACTCAACCATTGATTTGCTGTCTAATGATGAATTAGAGCTTGAGCTATTTGACGTGCACGATGTACGTGTATTATTAGTGGATGATAGTAAACTGGCTCGAAACCACATTAAACGAGTGTTACTCAATTTAGGCATAAAACGAATAACAGAAGCAGAAAATGGAGCTCAGGCTAAACAAATATTAATAGATAATATGTTTGACTTAGTGGTGACGGATTTTAATATGCCAGAGCTAGATGGCCGCGAATTAACCGAGTACATTCGTCAGCAAAGCCAGCAATCGCATATTCCAATTTTAATGGTCAGTTCAGAAGCCAACGATGCTCATTTAGCGCATATTGAACGTTCAGGTGTGAACGCGATCTGCGATAAGCCTTTTGAACCTAACATGGTTAAAAAAATACTGTTTGGCTTATTAAACCAATAA
- a CDS encoding 50S ribosomal protein L25/general stress protein Ctc — protein sequence MFMSTIELTANVRSDLGKGASRRLRHADLIPAVVYGANKDAVSIALEHRLVIKAQEQESFYSQVINLVIDGEKNDVIVKDIQRHPFKPKIMHVDFLRVVAGQEIHTTIPVHFVNEDKPAKAGGVVSHHVTEIEIACLPKDLPEFIEVDVAALKVGDSLHLTDVTLPAGVSSVELAKGEDHDVAIVTVDKPKASAADEDDADEAETDAE from the coding sequence ATATTTATGTCAACTATCGAATTAACCGCAAATGTGCGTAGCGATTTGGGGAAAGGTGCGAGCCGCCGCCTACGTCACGCAGATCTAATCCCAGCTGTAGTTTATGGCGCTAACAAAGATGCTGTATCTATCGCTTTAGAACACCGCTTAGTAATTAAAGCACAAGAGCAAGAAAGCTTTTATTCTCAAGTTATTAATTTAGTGATTGACGGTGAGAAAAACGATGTAATCGTTAAAGATATTCAACGTCATCCGTTCAAGCCAAAAATTATGCACGTTGACTTTTTACGTGTTGTTGCTGGTCAAGAAATTCACACAACTATTCCAGTTCACTTTGTTAATGAAGACAAGCCAGCTAAAGCTGGTGGTGTAGTTTCTCACCACGTAACTGAAATTGAAATTGCTTGTTTACCAAAAGACTTACCAGAGTTTATTGAAGTAGACGTTGCAGCACTTAAAGTGGGTGACTCACTACATTTAACTGATGTTACATTGCCTGCAGGCGTTAGCTCAGTTGAATTAGCTAAAGGCGAAGATCACGATGTTGCTATCGTAACTGTAGATAAGCCTAAAGCTTCAGCAGCAGACGAAGACGACGCTGACGAAGCTGAAACAGACGCTGAATAA
- the pth gene encoding aminoacyl-tRNA hydrolase, translated as MTETVKLIVGLGNPGREYERTRHNAGEWYVRELAQRYNAQLKLDPKYFGFTGLIQINGQDLRLLIPTTFMNRSGQAVAALAQFYKIPAEQILIAHDELDIPPGVAKFKRGGGHGGHNGLKDSISRLANNKDFLRLRIGIGHPGHREQVTGHVLGKAPKVEQEVIDAVIDEAVRCTEVWFRDGYTKAVSRLHSFKA; from the coding sequence ATGACAGAGACTGTTAAATTAATCGTGGGCCTGGGAAATCCGGGCCGCGAATATGAAAGAACTCGCCATAATGCTGGAGAGTGGTACGTCCGCGAACTAGCGCAAAGATATAACGCTCAACTCAAACTCGATCCTAAATATTTTGGTTTCACGGGTTTAATTCAAATTAACGGCCAAGACCTACGTTTACTTATCCCAACTACTTTTATGAATAGAAGTGGACAAGCGGTCGCAGCTCTAGCTCAGTTTTATAAAATTCCGGCAGAACAAATTTTAATTGCCCATGATGAGTTAGATATACCCCCTGGTGTTGCAAAATTTAAACGCGGAGGCGGCCATGGTGGTCACAATGGTTTAAAAGACAGCATTAGTCGACTGGCAAATAATAAAGATTTTTTACGTTTACGTATTGGAATTGGACACCCAGGTCACAGAGAACAAGTAACCGGACACGTTTTAGGCAAAGCGCCAAAAGTTGAGCAAGAAGTAATAGATGCCGTGATAGACGAAGCGGTGAGATGCACAGAAGTTTGGTTTCGCGATGGATATACCAAAGCGGTAAGCCGATTACATAGTTTTAAAGCATAA
- the ychF gene encoding redox-regulated ATPase YchF, with the protein MGFKCGIVGLPNVGKSTLFNALTEAGIEAANFPFCTIEPNTGVVPVPDPRLDALAKIVNPQRILPTTMEFVDIAGLVAGASKGEGLGNKFLANIRETDAIGHVVRCFESDNIVHVAGKVNPAEDIDTINTELALSDMDTCEKAMLRAAKKAKGGDKDAKAELEVLEKLKPVLDEGEMLRSVDLEPEEKAAISYLNFLTLKPTMYIANVSDDGFENNPHLDVVKAIAEKENAIVVPVCAEIEAELADLDADDRADFMADLGLTEPGLNRVIRGGYQLLNLHTYFTAGVKEVRAWTIKVNSTAPQAAGKIHTDFEKGFIRAEVVGYDDYIDNNGESGAKDSGKWRLEGKDYIVKDGDVIHFRFNV; encoded by the coding sequence ATGGGTTTTAAATGCGGTATCGTCGGTTTGCCAAATGTCGGTAAATCAACATTATTTAATGCATTAACAGAAGCGGGCATTGAAGCCGCTAACTTTCCATTTTGTACCATTGAGCCAAACACAGGGGTTGTACCTGTACCTGATCCAAGATTAGATGCCTTGGCTAAAATTGTAAATCCTCAGCGAATTTTGCCTACAACTATGGAATTTGTTGATATTGCAGGTTTAGTTGCAGGTGCTTCTAAAGGTGAAGGGTTAGGTAACAAGTTTTTAGCGAACATTCGCGAAACTGACGCAATTGGTCATGTGGTTCGTTGTTTTGAAAGTGACAACATAGTTCACGTTGCAGGTAAGGTAAACCCTGCAGAAGATATTGATACTATTAATACTGAACTTGCCTTATCTGACATGGATACTTGTGAAAAAGCCATGCTGCGCGCTGCTAAAAAAGCGAAAGGCGGTGATAAAGATGCTAAAGCTGAATTAGAAGTATTAGAAAAGCTAAAACCAGTTTTAGACGAAGGTGAAATGTTACGTAGTGTTGATTTAGAGCCAGAAGAAAAAGCGGCTATATCATACTTAAACTTTTTAACGTTAAAACCAACCATGTACATTGCAAATGTAAGTGACGATGGTTTTGAAAATAACCCTCATTTAGATGTCGTAAAAGCTATCGCTGAAAAAGAAAACGCGATAGTTGTACCTGTTTGTGCTGAAATAGAAGCTGAATTAGCAGACTTAGACGCAGATGACAGAGCTGATTTTATGGCTGACTTAGGTTTAACAGAGCCAGGCTTAAATCGGGTTATCCGTGGTGGTTACCAACTATTAAATTTACATACTTATTTCACAGCAGGTGTTAAAGAAGTGAGGGCTTGGACCATTAAGGTAAATTCAACCGCGCCACAAGCGGCTGGTAAAATCCATACTGACTTTGAAAAAGGCTTTATCCGAGCTGAAGTGGTTGGCTATGATGACTACATCGATAATAATGGTGAATCAGGCGCAAAAGACTCTGGTAAATGGCGTCTTGAAGGTAAAGATTATATCGTTAAAGATGGTGATGTCATTCACTTCCGATTTAACGTGTAA
- a CDS encoding beta-galactosidase gives MAQPLTKTVPDSVTLFDFEQNFELSALKTDDAKVSLINKQGSRQLLLETGMHSGSPGVTIKRPNGNWDLNNYYHVKMDITNVGEHPARIIFKVGNPEDGMEAWQMEIRFDLAPGETKTVSDDISTTPWRFSEPLNLLAMRAAPGQAKTDLSAIDQVKVTINYPTNEHKLLIDNIRATNPVRWIDPEGFLPFIDRFGQYKHAHWPDKTLSVDDLQQQAKDEKRALSTEPGPAEFNQYGGWKNGPQLKATGYFRTEKHNDAWWFVDPNGRLFWSHGVGVVNAGTATTGITDRESYFEWLPEKDSPYGKFYSTAGRASHGYYKTLAQRETYNFTASNLYQKYGSDWRKEFGQVTHARIRSWGMNTLGVASDRRLTTDGITPYTETVWVRGTKKIEASKGYWGKFHDVFDPSFKRQLKKALSNREHTVDAPWLLGFFIENELSWGAEGSLAIATLESPADQPAKIEFVKDLKSKYQSIAGLNKTWGSNYNSWDALLNSTNAPNKSKAWSDLSAFYKKIVTTYFSTVRAELKKVAPNALYLGCRLAWANSDTVISTAAEYTDVISMNKYQYEVTNVGLPEDVDKPILIGEFHFGALDRGALHLGVVSANSQSHRAELYTQYLDSALLNPYIVGTHWFQYAEQPPTGRGDGENYNVGIVDLADKPFPELVKHIKEVGYRFYRFRSFAAKNDQLVQPKKPKKLDYIQVDEDMHTRSN, from the coding sequence GTGGCGCAACCACTAACAAAGACAGTGCCTGACAGTGTTACTTTATTCGATTTCGAACAGAACTTTGAGCTAAGTGCATTAAAAACTGATGATGCAAAGGTGAGCTTGATAAATAAACAAGGCTCACGTCAGTTGCTTCTTGAAACCGGGATGCACTCAGGCTCTCCCGGTGTCACCATTAAACGTCCAAATGGGAATTGGGATTTAAACAACTATTATCACGTGAAAATGGACATCACCAATGTGGGCGAACATCCAGCAAGAATTATTTTTAAAGTGGGCAACCCTGAAGATGGTATGGAAGCATGGCAAATGGAAATCCGCTTTGATTTAGCTCCAGGCGAAACTAAAACCGTTTCAGATGATATTAGCACAACACCTTGGCGCTTTAGCGAACCACTTAACCTTTTAGCCATGCGTGCAGCACCCGGCCAAGCTAAAACAGATTTAAGTGCGATTGATCAAGTTAAAGTCACAATTAACTATCCGACCAACGAGCATAAATTATTAATTGATAATATTCGGGCGACAAATCCGGTTCGTTGGATTGACCCCGAAGGTTTCCTGCCATTTATAGATCGCTTTGGTCAATATAAACATGCCCACTGGCCAGATAAAACACTCTCAGTTGATGATTTACAGCAGCAAGCTAAAGACGAAAAAAGAGCACTTTCGACTGAACCTGGCCCCGCAGAATTTAATCAATATGGCGGATGGAAAAACGGCCCTCAGTTAAAAGCGACCGGCTATTTTAGAACTGAAAAACATAACGATGCTTGGTGGTTTGTTGATCCAAATGGCCGTCTATTTTGGTCTCATGGGGTTGGCGTTGTCAATGCTGGTACAGCAACAACGGGCATTACAGATCGAGAATCTTATTTTGAGTGGTTACCAGAAAAAGATTCTCCTTATGGAAAATTTTATTCGACAGCGGGACGAGCTTCTCACGGGTACTACAAAACCTTAGCGCAGCGCGAGACTTATAATTTTACAGCATCTAATTTGTATCAAAAATATGGTTCAGACTGGCGCAAAGAATTTGGCCAAGTAACTCATGCTCGAATCCGCAGTTGGGGGATGAATACGTTAGGCGTGGCTTCAGATCGACGCTTAACGACAGATGGCATTACGCCTTACACAGAAACAGTTTGGGTACGCGGCACCAAAAAAATTGAAGCTTCTAAAGGCTATTGGGGTAAGTTTCACGATGTATTTGATCCCAGCTTTAAACGGCAATTAAAAAAAGCGCTATCTAATCGCGAGCACACCGTAGATGCTCCTTGGCTATTAGGCTTTTTTATTGAAAATGAATTATCTTGGGGCGCTGAAGGCTCACTTGCTATTGCTACATTAGAGAGCCCTGCTGACCAACCAGCAAAAATAGAATTTGTTAAAGACCTTAAAAGCAAATACCAGAGTATTGCTGGTTTGAATAAAACTTGGGGTTCAAACTATAACTCTTGGGATGCCTTATTAAACTCAACAAACGCGCCAAATAAAAGTAAAGCTTGGTCAGATTTAAGTGCGTTTTATAAAAAAATTGTCACTACTTACTTTTCAACAGTGCGTGCTGAGCTAAAAAAAGTTGCGCCTAATGCGCTTTATTTAGGGTGTCGCTTAGCTTGGGCAAACAGCGATACCGTTATTAGTACGGCGGCTGAATATACCGATGTGATCAGCATGAATAAATATCAATACGAGGTTACGAATGTAGGCTTGCCTGAAGACGTAGATAAACCCATATTGATTGGCGAGTTTCACTTTGGCGCATTAGACCGTGGGGCGTTGCATTTAGGTGTGGTTTCAGCTAATAGCCAGTCTCATCGCGCTGAATTATATACTCAATATTTAGATAGCGCGTTACTTAACCCATACATTGTTGGTACGCATTGGTTTCAGTACGCCGAGCAACCGCCAACTGGGCGTGGTGACGGTGAAAATTATAATGTAGGTATTGTTGATTTGGCTGACAAACCATTTCCTGAACTAGTTAAACATATAAAAGAAGTTGGCTATCGATTTTATCGTTTCCGAAGTTTTGCAGCTAAAAATGATCAATTAGTACAGCCGAAAAAACCAAAAAAGCTTGATTATATTCAAGTGGATGAGGATATGCATACCCGCTCAAATTAA
- a CDS encoding sulfite exporter TauE/SafE family protein produces the protein MKLIKNKRIWLYPFALIGLISFWLIADKPMALSQLYYEYWAASATMVFGSFVAGVTPLGGGAVAFPVLTKVFNVNAIDAKYFSLTIQTIGMGFASLFLISRRVKIHWELLVYCFPAAIIVLPFALEQTSLSAQWLRFAFSEFILITAWVLWLCNHSLHARQHSLKFKPLILFATALLGSFLSASIGSGSDVVLFFILVYVLKYPIKEAIPSTVVLMAFNAICASIWFVFINPIALSDFVINSWWAACLVAAIGAPLGAFMLTVLKEHFLRRLIYVVISIELISTVFNHNLAIELRYAVAASTCLLLLAIAHKRLFHKAKQIEHQAELD, from the coding sequence ATGAAATTAATCAAAAATAAGCGCATCTGGCTATATCCTTTTGCGCTTATTGGCCTCATCTCATTTTGGTTGATTGCCGATAAACCAATGGCACTAAGTCAGTTGTATTACGAATACTGGGCTGCCTCTGCAACTATGGTATTCGGCTCTTTTGTTGCAGGAGTTACCCCACTAGGCGGAGGCGCTGTCGCATTTCCTGTATTAACCAAAGTTTTTAATGTTAATGCGATAGACGCCAAATACTTTAGTTTAACCATTCAAACAATTGGGATGGGCTTTGCTTCTTTATTTTTAATTAGCCGACGAGTAAAAATTCATTGGGAGCTGCTGGTTTATTGCTTTCCGGCGGCTATTATTGTGTTGCCATTTGCATTAGAGCAAACCAGTTTAAGTGCGCAATGGCTCAGGTTTGCTTTTAGTGAGTTTATTTTAATAACAGCTTGGGTATTGTGGCTTTGTAACCATAGCTTGCATGCTCGCCAACACAGTTTAAAGTTTAAACCTTTAATTCTTTTTGCTACGGCGCTGTTAGGTAGTTTTTTATCTGCCAGTATTGGTTCTGGTTCGGATGTTGTTTTATTTTTTATTCTAGTTTACGTACTTAAATATCCAATCAAAGAAGCGATTCCAAGCACGGTTGTACTCATGGCGTTTAATGCAATATGCGCATCTATTTGGTTTGTTTTTATTAATCCTATTGCCTTGTCTGATTTTGTTATAAATAGCTGGTGGGCAGCTTGCTTGGTTGCAGCAATTGGCGCGCCACTAGGGGCTTTTATGCTAACCGTGTTAAAAGAGCACTTTTTGCGTCGATTAATATATGTTGTTATCAGTATTGAGCTAATCAGCACTGTATTTAATCATAACTTGGCAATTGAGTTAAGATATGCCGTTGCAGCATCAACCTGTTTATTGTTGTTAGCAATCGCGCATAAGCGCTTATTTCATAAAGCCAAGCAAATAGAACATCAAGCTGAATTAGACTAA
- a CDS encoding FAD-dependent monooxygenase — protein sequence MTEPNSTTSIYDLIIVGAGMVGASLAAALSELNINALLIDKKMNCYDQQAEIPELRISSISQGSVDWLAQQGIWPHLAQQRIQYYQQLSVAESAKSHCHFDARSLHIDALGCFVENSNLQNAALLQNKFPVVEADIESCWFADELWNLNLSNHTQLKSKLVIAADGARSQIRQLGGFSQQGWQYPQACYSASVKLKHPVEMNHTWQRFEQGNAIAFLPLYQNFASLIVYQKPRHIKQLNKASRAEQIQQLKHLFNAHIGEFELIDSASFPLQKMSVLNPVNQGMILVGDAAHTIHPLAGQGVNVGIRDIALLTHLIQQFQTDLAQLQNNTHWRSYKIKRNLDVQTMSAAMDMVFYSFNQKNPLVSWLRNQALSSVEHITPLKQLILKLALGEIKA from the coding sequence ATGACTGAGCCAAACTCAACCACTTCTATTTATGACTTAATCATTGTTGGCGCTGGTATGGTTGGCGCTAGTTTAGCGGCAGCTCTGTCTGAGCTAAATATCAATGCATTGCTCATCGACAAAAAAATGAATTGTTACGATCAACAAGCTGAGATTCCTGAGTTACGAATTTCCTCAATCAGCCAAGGTTCAGTTGACTGGCTAGCACAACAAGGCATTTGGCCACACTTAGCACAACAACGAATTCAATACTACCAACAGCTCAGTGTCGCTGAATCAGCAAAAAGCCATTGCCATTTTGATGCTCGATCTTTACATATCGATGCTTTAGGCTGCTTTGTTGAAAATTCGAATCTACAAAATGCCGCGTTATTACAAAATAAGTTTCCGGTAGTTGAAGCTGATATTGAATCTTGTTGGTTTGCAGATGAGCTTTGGAATTTGAATTTAAGCAACCATACTCAACTTAAAAGTAAATTGGTCATCGCGGCAGATGGCGCCCGTTCTCAAATCAGGCAGTTAGGTGGCTTTTCACAACAAGGCTGGCAATACCCACAAGCTTGTTATAGCGCCAGTGTTAAATTAAAACATCCAGTTGAAATGAATCATACATGGCAGCGATTTGAGCAAGGTAATGCCATTGCGTTTTTACCTTTATACCAAAATTTTGCCAGTTTAATTGTTTATCAAAAACCACGTCATATCAAGCAGCTTAATAAAGCGTCTCGGGCTGAGCAAATACAACAATTAAAACACTTGTTTAATGCGCATATAGGTGAATTTGAACTCATAGATTCAGCCAGTTTCCCCCTTCAAAAAATGAGTGTTTTAAATCCGGTAAATCAGGGGATGATTTTAGTTGGTGATGCAGCTCACACCATACATCCGCTAGCTGGGCAAGGGGTTAATGTCGGCATTAGAGATATTGCCCTATTAACCCACTTAATTCAGCAATTTCAGACCGATTTAGCCCAGTTGCAAAATAATACGCACTGGCGCTCATACAAAATAAAACGTAATTTAGATGTGCAAACAATGAGCGCGGCAATGGATATGGTCTTTTATTCATTTAATCAGAAAAACCCACTGGTTAGTTGGTTGCGGAATCAGGCGCTAAGCAGCGTAGAGCATATAACTCCACTTAAACAACTTATTCTTAAACTTGCTTTGGGAGAAATAAAAGCATGA